In Vidua chalybeata isolate OUT-0048 chromosome 35 unlocalized genomic scaffold, bVidCha1 merged haplotype SUPER_35_unloc_2, whole genome shotgun sequence, the following proteins share a genomic window:
- the SAE1 gene encoding SUMO-activating enzyme subunit 1 — protein sequence MVEKDESSPGGISEEEAAQYDRQIRLWGLEAQKRLRASRVLLVGLRGLGAEVAKNLILAGVRGLTLLDHQQVSPEDSRAQFLIPAGSLGRNRAEASLERAQSLNPMVEVKADPESVESKPHEFFTQFDAVCLTCCSRESMVRINQICHKNGIKFFTGDVFGYHGYMFADLGEHEFVEEKPKVAKVSTGVEDGPEAKRARLEPAETTMVKKRLQFCQLREALAMEWRGEKATAALRRTAPDYFLLQVLLQFRTEAGRDPCPRSVTEDSQRLLRLRREVLEALGVGSQLLPEHFHSFCFSEMAPVCAVVGGVLGQEVVKALSQRDPPHNNFFFFDGVRGQGMVECLGPQK from the exons ATGGTGGAGAAGGACGAGTCCAGCCCCGGCGGCATCAGCGAGGAGGAGGCGGCTCAGTACGACCGGCAGATCCGGCTCTGGGGGCTCGAGGCCCAGAAACG GTTACGGGCGTCGcgggtgctgctggtggggctgCGCGGGCTGGGGGCCGAGGTGGCCAAAAATCTCATCCTGGCCGGGGTCAGGGGCCTCACCCTGCTGGACCACCAACAG gtgtcccccgAGGACAGCCGGGCGCAGTTCCTGATCCCGGCGGGGTCCCTGGGCCGGAACCGCGCCGAGGCCTCGCTGGAGCGGGCGCAGAGCCTCAACCCCATGGTGGAGGTCAAGGCCGACCCCGAGAGCGTGGAGAGCAAACCCCACGAGTTCTTCACCCAGTTCGACGCG GTGTGcctcacctgctgctccagggaatccATGGTGAGGATCAACCAGATCTGCCACAAGAACGGCATCAAGTTCTTCACCGGCGACGTTTTTGGCTACCACGGCTACATGTTCGCTGACCTGGGCGAGCACGAGTTCGTGGA GGAGAAGCCCAAGGTGGCCAAGGTGAGCACGGGGGTGGAGGATGGACCCGAGGCCAAACGGGCCCGGCTGGAGCCGGCCGAGACCACCATGGTCAAAAAG CGCCTGCAGTTCTGCCAGCTGCGCGAGGCCCTGGCCATGGAGTGGCGCGGGGAGAAGGCGACGGCGGCGCTGAGGAGAACGGCCCCCGACTACTTCCTGCTCCAAG ttcTGTTGCAGTTCAGGACCGAGGCCGGCCGTGacccgtgtccccgcagtgtcaCCGAGGACTCGCAGCGCCTCCTGCGGCTGCGCCGGGAAGTGCTGGAGGCGCTGGGGGTGGGGTCCCAGCTGCTGCCGGAGCACTTCcacag CTTCTGCTTCTCGGAGATGGCCCCGGTGTGCGCCGTGGTCGGGGGCGTGCTGGGCCAGGAGGTGGTCAAG GCTCTGTCCCAGCGGGACCCCCCCCACAACAACTTCTTCTTCTTCGACGGCGTCAGGGGCCAGGGGATGGTGGAGTgcctgggaccccaaaaatga
- the LOC128782685 gene encoding creatine kinase M-type produces the protein MPFSNTHNKYKQKFSAEEEFPDLSKHNNHMAKVLTPALYQKLRDKETPSGFTLDDVIQTGVDNPGHPFIMTVGCVAGDEESYEVFKELFDPVIQDRHGGYKPTDKHRTDLNHENLKGGEDLDPKYVLSSRVRTGRSIKGYSLPPHCSRGERRAIEKLSVKALNSLEGEFKGKYYPLKAMTEQEQQQLIDDHFLFDKPVSPLLLASGMARDWPDARGIWHNDNKTFLVWVNEEDHLRVISMEKGGNMKEVFRRFCVGLKKIEEIFKQAGHPFMWTEHLGYILTCPSNLGTGLRGGVHVRLQHLSQHPKFEEILKRLRLQKRGTGGVDTAAVGAVFDISNADRLGFSEVEQVQMVVDGVKLMVEMEKKLEQKQPIDDMIPAQK, from the exons ATGCCCTTCAGCAACACCCACAACAAGTACAAGCAGAAGTTCTCGGCCGAGGAGGAGTTCCCGGACCTGTCCAAGCACAACAACCACATGGCCAAGGTGCTGACCCCCGCCCTGTACCAGAAGCTGCGCGACAAGGAGACCCCCAGCGGCTTCACCCTCGACGACGTCATCCAGACCGGCGTGGACAACCCCG gccaCCCGTTCATCATGACCGTGGGCTGCGTGGCCGGGGACGAGGAGTCCTACGAGGTCTTCAAGGAGCTCTTCGACCCCGTGATCCAGGACCGGCACGGCGGCTACAAGCCCACCGACAAGCACCGCACCGACCTCAACCACGAGAACCTCAAG GGCGGGGAGGACCTGGACCCCAAGTACGTGCTGAGCAGCCGCGTGCGCACCGGCCGCAGCATCAAGGGCTACTCGCTGCCCCCGCACTGCAGCCGCGGCGAGCGCCGCGCCATCGAGAAGCTGTCAGTCAAAG CCCTGAACAGCCTGGAGGGGGAGTTCAAGGGCAAGTACTACCCGCTGAAGGCCATGacggagcaggagcagcagcagctcatcGACGACCACTTCCTGTTCGACAAGCCCGTGTCgcccctgctgctggcctcGGGCATGGCCCGCGACTGGCCCGACGCCCGCGGCATCTG GCACAACGACAACAAGACGTTCCTGGTGTGGGTGAACGAGGAGGATCACCTGCGCGTCATCTCCATGGAGAAGGGTGGCAACATGAAGGAGGTGTTCCGGCGCTTCTGCGTCGGCCTCAAGAAg ATCGAGGAGATCTTCAAGCAGGCCGGGCACCCGTTCATGTGGACGGAGCACCTGGGCTACATCCTGACGTGCCCGTCCAACCTGGGCACGGGGCTGCGCGGGGGCGTGCACGTGCGCCTGCAGCACCTGAGCCAGCACCCCAAGTTCGAGGAGATCCTCAAGCGCCTGCGCCTGCAGAAACGCGGCACAG gCGGGGTGGACACGGCCGCCGTGGGCGCCGTGTTCGACATCTCCAACGCCGACCGCCTGGGCTTCTCGGAGGTGGAGCAGGTGCAGATGGTGGTGGACGGCGTCAAGCTCATGGTGGAGATGGAGAAGAAGCTGGAGCAGAAGCAGCCGATCGACGACATGATCCCGGCGCAGAAATAG
- the SPINT2 gene encoding kunitz-type protease inhibitor 2 isoform X3: MAAGRLLPLLLLLLGGPGGSGQDPPSGPAALAARCRLPALTGRCRASIPRWFFNASSGSCESFVFGGCGGNGNNFGSERECRESCAGSELCSAPPVPGPCRAAFPRWFYVPAEKSCREFTYGGCRGNANNHRDERECLRRCRPAGDFGAEVRRFFSSKGAVLGGLLALGAALAAGLALGRRRCRTKPRAPGAAGSEDRECLVKEPYLA, encoded by the exons ATGGCGGCGGGGCGGCTCCTCccgctgctcctgctgctcctggggggcccggggggctccgggcaGGACCCCCcgagcggccccgccgccctcGCCG CCCGGTGCCGGTTACCGGCGCTCACCGGCCGCTGCCGCGCCTCCATCCCGCGCTGGTTTTTCAACGCCTCCTCCGGGAGCTGCGAGAGTTTCGTGTTCGGCGGCTGCGGCGGCAACGGGAACAACTTCGGCAGCGAGCGGGAGTGCCGGGAGAGCTGCGCGGGCTCCG AGCTGTGCTCGGCGCCGCCGGTGCCGGGGCCGTGCCGCGCCGCGTTCCCGCGCTGGTTCTACGTCCCCGCGGAGAAATCGTGCCGGGAGTTCACCTACGGCGGCTGCCGCGGCAACGCCAACAACCACCGGGACGAGCGCGAGTGCCTGCGGCGCTGCCGGCCCGCCG GTGATTTCGGCGCCGAAGTCCGGAGATTCTTCTCCTCCAAAG GAGCAGTTTTGGGGGGTCTCCTGGCGCTGGGGGCCGCGCTGGCCGCGGGGCTCGCCCTGGGCCGGCGCCGCTGCCGGACGAAGCCGcgagcgccgggagccgccgggagCGAGGACCGGGAGTGCCTGGTGAAGGAGCCGTACCTGGCCTga
- the SPINT2 gene encoding kunitz-type protease inhibitor 2 isoform X1 encodes MAAGRLLPLLLLLLGGPGGSGQDPPSGPAALAARCRLPALTGRCRASIPRWFFNASSGSCESFVFGGCGGNGNNFGSERECRESCAGSAPSSPVSTNSTLAELCSAPPVPGPCRAAFPRWFYVPAEKSCREFTYGGCRGNANNHRDERECLRRCRPAGDFGAEVRRFFSSKGAVLGGLLALGAALAAGLALGRRRCRTKPRAPGAAGSEDRECLVKEPYLA; translated from the exons ATGGCGGCGGGGCGGCTCCTCccgctgctcctgctgctcctggggggcccggggggctccgggcaGGACCCCCcgagcggccccgccgccctcGCCG CCCGGTGCCGGTTACCGGCGCTCACCGGCCGCTGCCGCGCCTCCATCCCGCGCTGGTTTTTCAACGCCTCCTCCGGGAGCTGCGAGAGTTTCGTGTTCGGCGGCTGCGGCGGCAACGGGAACAACTTCGGCAGCGAGCGGGAGTGCCGGGAGAGCTGCGCGGGCTCCG ctccctccagccctgtcAGCACCAATTCCACCTTAGCAG AGCTGTGCTCGGCGCCGCCGGTGCCGGGGCCGTGCCGCGCCGCGTTCCCGCGCTGGTTCTACGTCCCCGCGGAGAAATCGTGCCGGGAGTTCACCTACGGCGGCTGCCGCGGCAACGCCAACAACCACCGGGACGAGCGCGAGTGCCTGCGGCGCTGCCGGCCCGCCG GTGATTTCGGCGCCGAAGTCCGGAGATTCTTCTCCTCCAAAG GAGCAGTTTTGGGGGGTCTCCTGGCGCTGGGGGCCGCGCTGGCCGCGGGGCTCGCCCTGGGCCGGCGCCGCTGCCGGACGAAGCCGcgagcgccgggagccgccgggagCGAGGACCGGGAGTGCCTGGTGAAGGAGCCGTACCTGGCCTga
- the SPINT2 gene encoding kunitz-type protease inhibitor 2 isoform X2 — protein sequence MAAGRLLPLLLLLLGGPGGSGQDPPSGPAALAARCRLPALTGRCRASIPRWFFNASSGSCESFVFGGCGGNGNNFGSERECRESCAGSAPSSPVSTNSTLAELCSAPPVPGPCRAAFPRWFYVPAEKSCREFTYGGCRGNANNHRDERECLRRCRPAGDFGAEVRRFFSSKGAFLGGLLALGAALAAGLSLSFPDPFWGVPGSVPILGCP from the exons ATGGCGGCGGGGCGGCTCCTCccgctgctcctgctgctcctggggggcccggggggctccgggcaGGACCCCCcgagcggccccgccgccctcGCCG CCCGGTGCCGGTTACCGGCGCTCACCGGCCGCTGCCGCGCCTCCATCCCGCGCTGGTTTTTCAACGCCTCCTCCGGGAGCTGCGAGAGTTTCGTGTTCGGCGGCTGCGGCGGCAACGGGAACAACTTCGGCAGCGAGCGGGAGTGCCGGGAGAGCTGCGCGGGCTCCG ctccctccagccctgtcAGCACCAATTCCACCTTAGCAG AGCTGTGCTCGGCGCCGCCGGTGCCGGGGCCGTGCCGCGCCGCGTTCCCGCGCTGGTTCTACGTCCCCGCGGAGAAATCGTGCCGGGAGTTCACCTACGGCGGCTGCCGCGGCAACGCCAACAACCACCGGGACGAGCGCGAGTGCCTGCGGCGCTGCCGGCCCGCCG GTGATTTCGGCGCCGAAGTCCGGAGATTCTTCTCCTCCAAAG GAgcatttttggggggtctcCTGGCGCTGGGGGCCGCGCTGGCCGCGGGGCtcagcctcagtttccctgacccattttggggtgtccctggttctgtccccattttggggtgtccctga